The Ziziphus jujuba cultivar Dongzao chromosome 12, ASM3175591v1 sequence GATAGTCTACGAGACTGCTTGGTGCATGTTGCTTAATAGTGGCCGAAACTGGTTGAACTCTGGCTAGCCTAATTGGTCTATTTGTTTGATGCCTACCAACCTTATTCGCGTTCTCTCGGGTATGGGAGGGTGAggtatttttcaatttgttcattATTTGTCATGcttttaaatgtatatataggcTTTGGGATCactagtaaataaaaatttagaactgATTTAcacattaatataatattgatgttcaaaaatttttagaaccATAACCTAACTATAATTCGAAATTTGTGTACCACCAATCTATGAACTCGCAACAAGCCCTACATAATGATACACTAATCAAACCAAAATTTTACCATAGAAAAATTCAATCTAGGACCTCACATATGGTTGATACAGTCAAATTTGTACAAAGCATCGGATGAAGCTTTCCCTGAGtaattatatcaaaaaaaatCATGCTATGATAATCCTCTGCTAATCcaaaaagcaaaagagaaagCAGATCCCATTGGCAAACTGCTCTAGAGCAGTTAAAATAACCTTTTGGAGTTCTACTAATAAGAATTGAAATTTTTCTAGATTCCAGAATATAAGAAACCCAATCTTAAAAAACATTGGGAAAACCAAACCTCATAAGAATAGCACGTAGAAAAGACTAATTCAATGAATAAAGAGCCTTCAGGATATCAATCTTCATAGCCACATCACCAccaaaaaattttcaatccaGCATGTTAACACACTCTAAGGCAGAAACAATGCAATCCTCTAACTCTTCCCTTTAATAAGCCAAACTGATTATCAAAGACCACTCTACTAGCAATAATTGGAAGATGATCAACTAAAACTtagcaataattttatataaaaggaTCCCCAAAACAATGGGACAATATTGACCAATAAATTTTGCTTCCGGAAATTTAGGATCAGAACCATAAAGTTGGTATTTAGACTTGGAATAAGACAACATgtgaggaaaaaaaacaaaaaaaatctcgAACTGCAACACATACATTAATACCAACCACATtctaacaaaattgaaaaaatttccCCAAGAACCTATTCGATCTGAAGCACTATTAGAATCCATAGCGGAAAAAACAGACTTAATCACTATTAGAATCCACGGCAAAAAATACAGACAATCTCATCATTGTTCCGTATGGTAGTACAATCTCATTTTCCTTAGCAAAAACCGAAAAAGGAATAACGAGCTCCATCCGTCCAAGTTAAGCACCATATTCTCCGCGAAAAGctccttataataattaataatatgatcCTTGATAGCAATTCAATTCAAAGTAAGAGCATCATTAATTTCCAACTAACCCAATGGGTTTTGAGACTTTCTAACATGATTCaaagattataaaaattgaaaataataattataaaaaaaaaaagtcaatctaATCTAGACATATAAGATCAACTTTATGGTTGATTTTAAAATCAAGAAATTTTTAATCATCATTTTGCTTAAGGTTCACAGtaaattgatttgatgattttactattaatattttatttattagcttttaaattgctttaaaatttaaaattttaaaaatacattaataaTATGTATAGGTCTAATAAactattaatttacttttatgggcaaaataagtcgATATAAATTaagataatcttttttttttttcgttcggGAATAGGATAACCCAATGTTAAAAGTATTACATTTAGACCATCCTCCAATGTGGTAATGAATGAATTTAAGACCCCAGAAATTATTTAATAAGCTAGCACTTTTGAGTGAAATCTGGAGAACCATTATAACTAATGTCTCTTGCACCTTTGGAAGAAGTAATGATAGTAAAATTTCTCGCCACCTTTGGAACCATTTGGTCGGCCTACGTAAATCTGGCAGTATAAGCAAGCTAGGATACTATCTTTTGAGGGGATAAGTCCTCCTATTAGAGGCAATAAATAGTAGTAGCACCCGTCATAGGAAAACTATATACATATGCATGTAATTAGGTATTATCcgaaaaaaagatagaaaaggATGTTGGATCAAAATAAGCAAAAGGTAGAGTACCGTAGCTCCTTAATAAACTTGTGCTGAAATTATACATTATTAGACatccaaattattttatattcatgAATTAAGTGCATTAGCCAGACATTTAATGAACCTAAAAAAAGCTGAACTCGTTCGTACTCTTTGACAGCATTATAGCATGGATTAATATCTAGTGGTGTTTTCAATTGCTAATAGAAATAATAACTAATTTATTACAATATGCACGGCACCCTTGTTCTTCTATAAGTAGTAATCCTGGCCTTCATTTTAAATATACAGAAATGTGTGGGGTACTAGTCACATGTTAGGCACTATCATCTTCGAGGTTGACATTTCTGTGGGTCCAATTTtaagatatattttaaaaagagattaagatatatttttatatatatatgttatacatatatatatatatatggtatatagTGTACTTAGAACTTAtgagtaattaaattaatacataAGTTTGTATAATTCGTTAGAAAAGTGTTGCAATCAGAAGTCAGCAGATAACCTAAAAACTTTACTCCTTTTGGAGGGACAAAAAGATAGatacaaactttatattaaaaaaaaaaaatccatcaattcatgAGAAAGCTCTAAAGatactctttttatttaaacGAGTTAATTACTACAAAGTCTTTTGGAAAAGGGATTGATAAATATACCATGAATAAGAAGTAGTACTTCCATGGAAAATCAAAACCCTTTTCTCTGGGCCTACAGACCAAACCCTAGctagacataaaaaaaaaaataaaaaaaaaaaaaaaaaaaaggaaaatagagagagaaagagattggAAGACAATAATCAAAATGCACCATAATTATCACATAAGCAAGCTCCTGATTATTGCTGCTTGAGCACTATCAGCATCTGTATTTGCCAAGAGCTCAGATAATCTATCACTTAGGTCATCAACCTCTCTGTGTAAGTTTCTTATGTAGTTGCAAGTCTCCTGCAAAACCTTAGAAGCTGAAACCTGAATGACCAAAAACATGAATTTATTACTTTATTCATCAATatcactaatatatatatatatatataacaaatatataaattagatatatataataaaaaaattaaaaataaaaataaaaataaaaactgatgGTTTTCAGACAAAGTTATATCTTTTCTCTTGCTATAGCTTAACATGAggtatatatgtaaaagaaagAATGCATGCTATTAATAAGGGAACAATTTGAGTCCCACACACCCTCCTCAAGTTGCATCTATAGCAATAGAATAAATGAGGCTGTGAGTGTGACTTATCTACCAAAGCGAATGAAGACcacaaaaaaattatgattctgttgtagaaaaatatagagtaaaaaaataataataataaaagataatataaaaataataattaaataacgaAGGTTTTCGCTATGTAGCTATTATAGAAGGCTAACCTTGTCAGAACGCCTATTGCGAATCTCAGGAATAAGTTGTTGTAACTTAGAAACTAGATCAGTAATCTGGTCATCAGTAATAGCACTGGAATTGCCTGATTGTTGCCTTGAACGAGACCTTCTGCTAGACATTGTTTGGGacaaatatggattttttttttttgtcagaaTTAGTTTATTCCAACACtttgggatatatatatatatatatatatgtaaatatatatcagAGAGATTGGTAAGCTTcaattgagaaaataaaaaaaaatatataaaaaaaaaacccaaaaccctTTCGTAGAGACAAATGAGGAGGAGTTTTCTAGTTGTTTTTTTGTCAGAGAACTTAGAGAGGGTATTTATGGGTGGGTGTTTGGGAGATAGAGATAATGAAGGAGAAAGGGatttaaaagaagaaagaaaatgaaatagagCAAAAGAAATTCCAAGTGTGTTTTTTTGGAGGAAAAGTTatgggggagagagagagagaaagagataagagaaggatgaagaagaaggCAGAGGGAGAGAAAATGGTTGCTGGGAGTGAGGCGGACAAGTGCATGGGAGATAGAAGTGGGCTAAGACCCTCttgtattataaataaataaataaataaaataaaataaaataagaatttgaGAGAGAAAGGAATAGAGAGTCATACTCCATGCTGTCTTTTCTCAAAGGTGTCTCCAAACTGGGGTTAGACTTCAAGTGGGTTAAGAGAAATGTGCTTGTGTATCACCCTACTGCGCGGGCCTCTCTGTGTCAGTCTTAGCACGCATGCCCATGTTATCTTATTACTTCCtgtcattttaattatttaatttcttttatttattataaatttatataataataattaaacaataattaaataatatacaaattatgagttaattaatttttacaatatatcATGCTGGCTATACTGTATAGAATTGAATTTGTCCATTTCAAATGACAAAATcatctaaaattataaaactctttttaaatatttagtatcATCTCTACTGTAgctaatatatattaaagaataaTACTGAGATATTGTAATCACTGGTTGAACAGAAAGCTGATGtggttttttttataattaaaacaggTCTTAAGTcgcatttttataatattaaaagtattaatttgtttatcaacTTTATAGATATCTAttgatatgttattattttaatataactgTTAAGATTCATTTGTCATTGTTTAAGTTATATTAGTTTATctatatagttatttatatattatcacaCTCATTATTATTCGAAAGTTTCTACTTTCCAATGTTTTTTTTATGACAACATAGATGGTAATGACTTCTGGATTCAGTTATTACTTATggctaaaaatatattcaagatatctcaacaaaatttttaaaaacaacctATGTGTACAAATATCCTTTGTTGTGATtagaattttccattttatttccaTGTACTTACTAATTATGTCCAACAATTAATATAATACCACTTCATTTAAAAGACTAAACATCATATAACTAGTTTGGATAATCTCAGTCCACTTTATTAACatgagtttattattattattattttttaggcgGAAATATTCACTAGGCTGcattattatgtaaatatgaGGCTCCTCTgtcccttttttctttctttgtttttttttttttttttttttttggggggggggggggttgtgtGAATAGGTTCCTCTGTCTGTTAGTAGGGAAAAAAgcagcaaaaaaaatttaaaataaaaattaaactgtAGAGGATGACATTATTGACCGGTCAGAGACATAATCCCCTATCCTCCCATGCCTTTGTATTTTCAACACGACATGACACGTGTGATCTCGGTAAACTCTGCGTCAAACTCAAACCCGTATTCCTCGCCCACGGTttgtt is a genomic window containing:
- the LOC107408214 gene encoding transcription factor PRE6 isoform X2 translates to MERSRSRQQSGNSSAITDDQITDLVSKLQQLIPEIRNRRSDKVSASKVLQETCNYIRNLHREVDDLSDRLSELLANTDADSAQAAIIRSLLM
- the LOC107408214 gene encoding transcription factor PRE6 isoform X1 produces the protein MSSRRSRSRQQSGNSSAITDDQITDLVSKLQQLIPEIRNRRSDKVSASKVLQETCNYIRNLHREVDDLSDRLSELLANTDADSAQAAIIRSLLM